A region from the Lycium barbarum isolate Lr01 chromosome 8, ASM1917538v2, whole genome shotgun sequence genome encodes:
- the LOC132605613 gene encoding sodium/hydrogen exchanger 1-like isoform X2, with protein sequence MGLDAVARLGVRILSDDDQVSVDSINLFVALLCGCIVIGHLLEESRWINESITALVIGLFTGGIILLTTKGKSSHLLEFDEQLFFIYLLPPIIFNAGFQVKKKQFFRNFMTIMLFGAVGTLISFSIISFGAKELLGKLDIGFLELRDYLAIGAIFSATDSVCTLQVLNQDETPLLYSLVFGEGVVNDATSVVLFNAIQKLDLSHINSRVALSFTGNLLYLFLASTFLGVLVGLLSAYLIKKIYLGRHSTDREVALMILMAYLSYVMAELFDLSGILTVFFCGIVMSHYTWHNVTTNSKVTTRHAFATLSFIAEIFIFLYVGMDALDIEKWRFVKDSPGKSVGVSATLLGLVLVGRACFVFPLSLLSNFLKRSEHDKFGLKQQVTIWWAGLMRGSVSMALAYNQFTRFGHTQQPGNAVMITSTITIVLFSTVAFGLITKPLVRFLLPSSQGLNSLISSEQSFARPLLTNGQDPEVEMGNVDFRRLASLSMLLKKPSHTIHNHWRKFDDAFMRPLFGGRGFVPDAPELSKGGCDQY encoded by the exons ATGGGGTTGGATGCTGTGGCGAGATTGGGGGTGCGGATATTGTCGGATGATGATCAGGTCTCTGTGGATTCAATAAATCTGTTTGTAGCTCTTCTTTGTGGATGCATCGTGATTGGTCATCTTCTTGAAGAGAGTCGTTGGATTAACGAGTCCATCACCGCTCTTGTTATC GGTTTATTTACTGGAGGCATCATTTTGTTAACTACTAAAGGAAAGAGCTCTCATCTCTTAGAATTTGACGAACAGCTCTTTTTCATTTATCTTCTGCCACCTATCATATTTAATGCCGG TTTCCAGGTGAAAAAGAAGCAGTTTTTCAGGAATTTTATGACTATTATGTTGTTTGGTGCTGTCGGCACATTGATATCTTTCAGCATCATATCATTTG GCGCAAAGGAGTTACTGGGAAAGCTTGATATTGGTTTTCTGGAGTTACGAGATTATCTCG CGATTGGGGCTATTTTTTCTGCAACAGACTCTGTTTGCACCTTGCAG GTGCTTAATCAGGACGAGACGCCTCTACTCTACAGTCTAGTCTTTGGGGAAGGAGTGGTAAATGATGCAACATCTGTGGTACTTTTTAATGCGATCCAGAAGTTGGATCTCTCCCACATAAACTCACGGGTTGCTTTATCGTTTACTGGAAATTTACTCTACCTGTTTCTTGCAAGCACTTTCCTGGGAGTTTTG GTCGGATTGCTAAGTGCTTACCTAATAAAAAAGATATATCTTGGCAG GCACTCAACTGATCGTGAAGTTGCTCTCATGATTCTCATGGCTTACCTTTCATATGTGATGGCAGAA CTGTTTGACTTAAGCGGAATTCTTACAGTATTTTTCTGTGGGATTGTCATGTCACACTATACCTGGCATAATGTGACCACCAATTCTAAAGTGACAACAAG GCATGCTTTTGCAACGCTGTCATTTATTGCGGAGATTTTCATTTTCCTTTATGTTGGTATGGATGCCTTAGATATTGAGAAGTGGAGATTCGTTAAAGACAG TCCTGGAAAATCTGTTGGAGTAAGCGCTACGCTGCTTGGCCTGGTTCTGGTTGGTAGGGCGTGCTTTGTGTTCCCGTTGTCTCTGTTATCCAATTTTCTGAAACGATCCGAGCATGACAAGTTTGGTCTCAAACAACAG GTTACAATATGGTGGGCTGGTTTAATGCGAGGATCTGTCTCCATGGCCTTGGCTTATAACCAG TTTACCAGGTTTGGCCACACCCAACAGCCAGGAAATGCAGTTATGATCACCAGCACAATTACAATAGTTCTCTTCAGTACAGTG GCGTTTGGGTTGATAACCAAGCCTCTTGTACGGTTCTTGTTGCCTTCATCACAAGGTCTCAACAGCCTGATTTCTTCCGAGCAATCGTTTGCACGTCCACTGCTCACCAACGGGCAAGACCCGGAAGTTGAGATGGGAAATGTTGATTTTCGTCGACTAGCCAGTTTGAGTATGCTACTGAAGAAACCTTCTCACACTATTCATAACCATTGGAGAAAGTTCGATGATGCTTTTATGCGGCCCCTATTCGGAGGCAGGGGATTCGTGCCCGATGCACCCGAGTTATCCAAAGGAGGATGTGATCAATATTAA
- the LOC132605613 gene encoding sodium/hydrogen exchanger 1-like isoform X1: MYRELIAVFLDWLWLVATMGLDAVARLGVRILSDDDQVSVDSINLFVALLCGCIVIGHLLEESRWINESITALVIGLFTGGIILLTTKGKSSHLLEFDEQLFFIYLLPPIIFNAGFQVKKKQFFRNFMTIMLFGAVGTLISFSIISFGAKELLGKLDIGFLELRDYLAIGAIFSATDSVCTLQVLNQDETPLLYSLVFGEGVVNDATSVVLFNAIQKLDLSHINSRVALSFTGNLLYLFLASTFLGVLVGLLSAYLIKKIYLGRHSTDREVALMILMAYLSYVMAELFDLSGILTVFFCGIVMSHYTWHNVTTNSKVTTRHAFATLSFIAEIFIFLYVGMDALDIEKWRFVKDSPGKSVGVSATLLGLVLVGRACFVFPLSLLSNFLKRSEHDKFGLKQQVTIWWAGLMRGSVSMALAYNQFTRFGHTQQPGNAVMITSTITIVLFSTVAFGLITKPLVRFLLPSSQGLNSLISSEQSFARPLLTNGQDPEVEMGNVDFRRLASLSMLLKKPSHTIHNHWRKFDDAFMRPLFGGRGFVPDAPELSKGGCDQY, encoded by the exons AT GTACAGGGAACTTATTGCGGTGTTTCTTGACTGGTTGTGGCTAGTTGCAACTATGGGGTTGGATGCTGTGGCGAGATTGGGGGTGCGGATATTGTCGGATGATGATCAGGTCTCTGTGGATTCAATAAATCTGTTTGTAGCTCTTCTTTGTGGATGCATCGTGATTGGTCATCTTCTTGAAGAGAGTCGTTGGATTAACGAGTCCATCACCGCTCTTGTTATC GGTTTATTTACTGGAGGCATCATTTTGTTAACTACTAAAGGAAAGAGCTCTCATCTCTTAGAATTTGACGAACAGCTCTTTTTCATTTATCTTCTGCCACCTATCATATTTAATGCCGG TTTCCAGGTGAAAAAGAAGCAGTTTTTCAGGAATTTTATGACTATTATGTTGTTTGGTGCTGTCGGCACATTGATATCTTTCAGCATCATATCATTTG GCGCAAAGGAGTTACTGGGAAAGCTTGATATTGGTTTTCTGGAGTTACGAGATTATCTCG CGATTGGGGCTATTTTTTCTGCAACAGACTCTGTTTGCACCTTGCAG GTGCTTAATCAGGACGAGACGCCTCTACTCTACAGTCTAGTCTTTGGGGAAGGAGTGGTAAATGATGCAACATCTGTGGTACTTTTTAATGCGATCCAGAAGTTGGATCTCTCCCACATAAACTCACGGGTTGCTTTATCGTTTACTGGAAATTTACTCTACCTGTTTCTTGCAAGCACTTTCCTGGGAGTTTTG GTCGGATTGCTAAGTGCTTACCTAATAAAAAAGATATATCTTGGCAG GCACTCAACTGATCGTGAAGTTGCTCTCATGATTCTCATGGCTTACCTTTCATATGTGATGGCAGAA CTGTTTGACTTAAGCGGAATTCTTACAGTATTTTTCTGTGGGATTGTCATGTCACACTATACCTGGCATAATGTGACCACCAATTCTAAAGTGACAACAAG GCATGCTTTTGCAACGCTGTCATTTATTGCGGAGATTTTCATTTTCCTTTATGTTGGTATGGATGCCTTAGATATTGAGAAGTGGAGATTCGTTAAAGACAG TCCTGGAAAATCTGTTGGAGTAAGCGCTACGCTGCTTGGCCTGGTTCTGGTTGGTAGGGCGTGCTTTGTGTTCCCGTTGTCTCTGTTATCCAATTTTCTGAAACGATCCGAGCATGACAAGTTTGGTCTCAAACAACAG GTTACAATATGGTGGGCTGGTTTAATGCGAGGATCTGTCTCCATGGCCTTGGCTTATAACCAG TTTACCAGGTTTGGCCACACCCAACAGCCAGGAAATGCAGTTATGATCACCAGCACAATTACAATAGTTCTCTTCAGTACAGTG GCGTTTGGGTTGATAACCAAGCCTCTTGTACGGTTCTTGTTGCCTTCATCACAAGGTCTCAACAGCCTGATTTCTTCCGAGCAATCGTTTGCACGTCCACTGCTCACCAACGGGCAAGACCCGGAAGTTGAGATGGGAAATGTTGATTTTCGTCGACTAGCCAGTTTGAGTATGCTACTGAAGAAACCTTCTCACACTATTCATAACCATTGGAGAAAGTTCGATGATGCTTTTATGCGGCCCCTATTCGGAGGCAGGGGATTCGTGCCCGATGCACCCGAGTTATCCAAAGGAGGATGTGATCAATATTAA
- the LOC132605614 gene encoding protein TRANSPORT INHIBITOR RESPONSE 1-like, with protein MSTLAPHYRTIMVNSLPLEVLEHIFSNIISDKDRNSISLVCKSWYEAERCCRKNVFIGNCYAVSPSILIKRFPDIRSINIKGKPHFADFDLVPEGWGAFFYPWVDEMAKAYPFLEEIRLKRMVVCDESLELVAKAFKNFKVLVLQSCEGFTTDGLAAIAANCRNLRELDLGESAVEDLSGHWLSHFPDSCTSLVSLNIACLASEVSFSALERLVARSPHLKTLRLNRAVPIEKLPKLLRHASQLVEFGTGSYSADIQADVSEVFVNVSQAFSGCNQLKGLSGFWEAVPAYFPTIYPVHSRLTSLNLSYATIQIPELGKVISDCNNLQRLWVLDYVEDSGLEEIANSCKELQELRVFPSDPFAPGPNVSLTEQGLVAISAGCPKLQSVLYFCRQMTNSALVTIARNRPNMIRFRLCIIEPRTRDYLTLEPLDSGFGAIVQHCKELRRLSVSGLLTDCVFEYIGAHAKKLEMLSLAFAGDSDLGLHYVLSGCESLRKLEIRDCPFGDEALLANAAKLETMRSLWMSNCSVSFEACKLLGRKLPELNVEVIDERGHPDTRPESCPVEKLYIYRTVSGRRFDTPGFVWIIDEDEALTRYSNGNCSVASA; from the exons atgtcaactttaGCCCCTCATTACCGTACAATAATGGTAAATTCACTTCCATTAGAAGTACTAGAACACATATTTTCAAACATAATATCAGACAAAGACAGGAACTCAATATCCTTAGTATGTAAATCTTGGTATGAAGCTGAACGTTGTTGTAGGAAAAATGTATTTATAGGAAACTGTTATGCTGTTAGTCCATCAATCTTGATCAAAAGATTTCCAGATATTAGATCTATAAACATTAAAGGGAAACCACATTTTGCTGATTTTGATTTAGTACCTGAAGGATGGGGTGCATTTTTTTATCCATGGGTTGATGAAATGGCTAAAGCATATCCATTTCTTGAGGAAATTAGACTTAAGAGAATGGTTGTTTGTGATGAGTCATTGGAGTTGGTTGCTAAGGCTTTTAAGAATTTTAAAGTCTTGGTTTTACAGTCTTGTGAAGGATTTACTACTGATGGACTTGCTGCTATTGCTGCTAACTGCAG GAATCTGAGGGAACTTGACTTGGGAGAAAGTGCAGTGGAAGACTTGAGTGGCCATTGGCTTAGCCATTTTCCTGATAGCTGCACATCGCTCGTGTCACTTAACATTGCTTGTTTGGCTTCTGAAGTCAGCTTTTCAGCTTTGGAACGTCTAGTTGCTCGCTCGCCTCATCTAAAAACTCTTCGGCTCAATCGTGCTGTGCCCATCGAGAAACTGCCCAAGCTACTTCGCCATGCTTCCCAGTTGGTTGAATTTGGTACCGGGTCCTACTCTGCTGACATACAAGCTGATGTTTCCGAAGTTTTCGTAAACGTATCTCAAGCTTTTTCGGGTTGCAATCAACTCAAAGGCTTGAGTGGTTTTTGGGAAGCCGTGCCAGCCTACTTTCCAACTATATATCCAGTCCACTCCCGACTCACCTCTTTGAATTTAAGCTATGCTACCATTCAAATACCTGAACTTGGCAAGGTCATCAGCGATTGTAACAATTTGCAGCGGTTATGG GTGCTAGATTATGTTGAAGATAGCGGTCTTGAAGAGATTGCCAACTCTTGTAAAGAACTTCAAGAGCTTAGGGTTTTTCCTTCTGATCCATTTGCTCCGGGACCAAATGTATCCTTGACTGAGCAAGGTCTTGTAGCTATCTCAGCTGGCTGCCCTAAACTTCAGTCAGTTTTATACTTTTGTCGCCAAATGACTAATTCCGCCTTGGTTACTATCGCAAGGAACCGTCCTAATATGATCCGATTTCGTTTGTGTATTATCGAACCTCGAACTCGTGATTACTTAACCCTAGAACCGCTTGATTCCGGTTTTGGTGCCATTGTTCAACACTGCAAGGAATTGCGACGACTTTCCGTTTCGGGTCTCCTTACGGATTGTGTGTTCGAGTACATCGGGGCCCATGCTAAGAAGTTAGAGATGCTTTCCTTAGCTTTTGCCGGGGATAGTGATCTGGGTCTCCACTACGTGCTCTCTGGTTGTGAAAGCCTCCGTAAGTTGGAAATTAGAGATTGCCCTTTTGGCGACGAGGCTCTGTTGGCTAATGCTGCAAAGCTGGAGACAATGCGATCCCTTTGGATGTCTAATTGTTCGGTAAGTTTTGAAGCATGTAAGCTGCTAGGTCGAAAGTTGCCAGAACTTAATGTTGAAGTCATAGATgagaggggtcatcctgatacgAGACCGGAAAGTTGCCCCGTTGAGAAACTTTACATATACAGGACAGTGTCGGGCCGGAGGTTCGACACTCCCGGTTTTGTTTGGATAATCGATGAAGATGAAGCTTTGACTAGATATAGCAACGGGAATTGCTCGGTGGCTTCTGCTTAG
- the LOC132605619 gene encoding putative late blight resistance protein homolog R1A-3 produces the protein MERGQENEGAREKGEANNLEVSFSDLHKDIVSVLDFMERLKPEENQKGLDVDRVEKLKLELAFICTYLQLSYSDLEQFKDIMTAKRQEVENLLQSILDVVDNNVGRKYNMHHVISSLTNNMDDCISSFHCSKSSAAMAEDQLNFLLLNLHHLLKYRAEHIYPLVTEYEILQNVCRNIRDFHGLIVTSCVEHEIVEYVLPQIQHMAERTGHFLWNDHIDGNSHLFKLAHLFLKIIPIELEVMHICLTNLKASTSTEVEHFVEQLPETSPDILREYLIHLQEHMLTAFTPSTSGARNIHIMIEFLLIILTDVPKDFIHHEKLFDLLKRVGALTKMVSTVVRDLEEKLRNKDSTDETNRATLDLLKDIELLKEDLKDVYLKAPASSHCCFPMSDGPLFMHLLHRHLNDLLDSNAYSVALIKEEIGMVKEGLESVRSFFMNAEPDLYKDLRERVLDVVYEAKDVIDSIIVRDNGLLHLIFSLPIAIEKIKFIKEEVSNLHENTPKPRGLIVANSPNKPAESKSLTTDKIIVGFEEETDLIIRKLTGGSAALDVISITGMPGSGKTTLAYKVYNDKSVSSHFDIRAWCTVGQEYDEKKLLEKLFNQVTGSDEISDVADKLRKHLFGKRYLIVLDDLWDTTAWDALTRPFPDVKKRSRIILTTREKEVALHGKHNSEPLNLRLLRLEESWELLEKRVFGKESCPDELLDVGKKIAQDCKGLPLVVDLIAGVIERKEKKKAVWVEVQNNLSSFIFNNEVEVKKVIELSYNHLADPLKLCLLYLASWPKDTKVKVLLLKTLWCAEGLVEQTEMKSVEEVMNVYLNNLISSSLVIFFNEIGIYPTFQLHDLVHDFCLIKAKEEKLFDQISSTAPSSSSALMSRKLTIDYDKELFGINNFVLFSSKKKSHSGKHLYSLKISGDKLDDSLSDICHLRHLRLLRVLRLDESFIMVNDSLLNEICMLNHLRYLSIQTEVKSLPASFSNLCNLETLVVENEGPPLVLLPTIWNLVQLRMLRIEYSSFFDLDTDEPILIAEDSKLENLRLLGGLKLSHSKETEDIFKRFPNLQTLAFYLKESWDCSTERYWFPKLDFLTELDYVWVKFGSSNRNDSGPSIATNGPWDFDFPSNLKELWLIGFPLTSDSLSTVARLPNLEELYLVNTIIQGEEWNMGEEDTFENLKYLGLYGVTLAKWEVGEESFPVFEKLELLRCDKLEEIPSSFGDIYSLKIIKLVDSPHLEESALKIKQYAEDMTGEDKLQILGWNNIQLSK, from the exons ATGGAAAGAGGACAAGAAAATGAAGGAGCAAGAGAAAAAGGGGAAGCGAACAACTTAGAG GTGTCATTTTCTGATCTTCACAAGGACATTGTCAGTGTTCTGGATTTCATGGAGAGGTTAAAGCCTGAGGAAAATCAAAAAGGTCTTGACGTGGATCGAGTTGAAAAGCTCAAATTGGAGCTGGCATTTATTTGTACATATCTCCAGCTTTCTTATTCTGATTTGGAACAGTTTAAAGATATTATGACTGCCAAAAGACAAGAGGTTGAGAATCTTCTTCAATCAATTTTGGATGTTGTTGACAACAACGTTGGGCGTAAATACAACATGCATCATGTTATTTCTAGCCTCACCAACAATATGGATGACTGTATCAGCTCATTTCATTGTTCTAAATCAAGTGCCGCCATGGCCGAGGATCAGTTGAACTTCCTCCTCCTGAATCTCCATCATCTATTGAAGTATCGTGCTGAACATATTTATCCATTAGTGACTGAATATGAGATTCTTCAGAATGTATGTCGCAACATAAGGGATTTTCATGGGTTGATAGTGACTAGTTGTGTTGAGCACGAGATTGTTGAATATGTCTTGCCTCAGATACAACATATGGCTGAGAGAACAGGTCACTTCCTTTGGAATGATCACATTGATGGAAATTCTCATCTCTTCAAGCTAGCTCATCTATTTTTGAAGATTATTCCAATTGAATTGGAGGTGATGCACATATGTCTTACAAATTTGAAAGCTTCAACGTCAACGGAAGTTGAACATTTCGTTGAGCAGCTCCCGGAAACCTCTCCGGACATTCTTAGGGAATATCTAATTCATCTACAAGAGCACATGTTAACTGCTTTTACACCTAGCACTTCAGGGGCTCGAAACATTCATATCATGATTGAGTTCctattaattattcttactgATGTGCCTAAGGACTTTATTCATCATGAGAAATTATTTGATCTTTTGAAACGTGTTGGAGCACTTACCAAGATGGTTTCAACTGTTGTTCGCGACTTAGAAGAGAAATTAAGGAATAAAGACAGTACCGATGAGACAAACCGTGCAACTCTAGACTTGCTAAAAGATATTGAACTCCTCAAGGAAGATCTCAAAGATGTTTACTTGAAAGCCCCTGCCTCCTCTCATTGTTGCTTCCCCATGAGTGATGGACCGCTCTTCATGCATTTGCTACACAGACACTTAAATGACTTGCTAGATTCCAATGCTTATTCAGTTGCTTTGATAAAGGAAGAAATTGGAATGGTGAAAGAAGGCCTAGAATCCGTAAGATCTTTCTTCATGAATGCTGAGCCAGATTTATATAAAGATCTCCGGGAACGTGTTCTAGATGTGGTATATGAGGCAAAAGATGTCATTGATTCAATTATTGTCAGAGATAATGGTCTCTTACATCTTATTTTCTCACTTCCCATTGCCATAGAGAAGATTAAATTTATCAAAGAAGAGGTCTCCAATTTACATGAGAACACTCCCAAGCCCAGGGGCCTCATTGTTGCAAACTCTCCCAACAAGCCAGCTGAAAGCAAGTCACTGACAACTGATAAAATAATTGTAGGTTTTGAGGAGGAGACGGACTTGATAATTAGGAAGCTCACCGGTGGATCAGCAGCGCTAGATGTCATTTCAATCACTGGTATGCCGGGTTCGGGTAAAACTACTTTGGCATACAAAGTATACAATGATAAATCAGTTTCTAGTCATTTCGACATTCGCGCATGGTGCACGGTCGGCCAAGAATATGACGAGAAGAAGTTGTTGGAGAAACTTTTTAATCAAGTTACTGGCTCGGATGAGATTTCTGATGTTGCTGATAAGCTTCGGAAACATCTGTTTGGAAAGAGGTACCTTATAGTCTTAGATGACTTGTGGGATACTACAGCATGGGATGCATTAACAAGACCTTTTCCTGATGTTAAAAAAAGAAGTAGAATTATTTTGACGACTCGAGAAAAGGAAGTGGCCTTGCATGGAAAGCATAACAGTGAACCTCTTAACCTTCGATTGCTAAGACTAGAAGAAAGCTGGGAGTTATTGGAGAAAAGGGTATTTGGAAAAGAGAGTTGCCCTGATGAACTATTGGATGTTGGAAAAAAAATAGCCCAAGATTGTAAAGGGCTTCCTTTGGTGGTGGATCTGATTGCGGGAGTCATAGAaaggaaggaaaagaaaaaagctGTGTGGGTTGAAGTTCAAAATAATTTGAGTTCCTTTATTTTCAACAATGAAGTGGAAGTGAAGAAGGTTATAGAATTAAGTTATAACCATTTAGCAGATCCCCTTAAGCTGTGCTTGCTTTACCTTGCAAGTTGGCCGAAGGACACAAAAGTTAAAGTGCTTCTGCTAAAAACGTTATGGTGTGCCGAAGGACTTGTGGAACAGACAgagatgaagagtgtggaagaagTGATGAATGTTTATTTGAATAATTTAATTTCCAGTAGCTTGGTAATTTTTTTCAATGAGATAGGTATATACCCTACCTTCCAACTTCATGATCTTGTGCATGACTTCTGTTTGATAAAAGCAAAAGAGGAAAAGTTGTTTGACCAGATAAGTTCAACTGCTCCATCATCTTCTTCAGCTTTGATGTCACGTAAATTGACCATTGATTATGATAAGGAGCTGTTTGGGATTAACAATTTTGTCCTGTTCAGTTCAAAAAAGAAAAGTCATTCTGGTAAACACCTCTATTCATTGAAGATAAGTGGAGACAAGCTGGATGACAGTCTGTCTGATATATGTCACCTAAGACACTTGAGGCTTCTCAGAGTGTTGAGGCTGGATGAGTCTTTTATCATGGTGAATGATTCTTTGCTGAATGAAATATGCATGTTGAATCATTTGAGGTACTTAAGTATTCAGACAGAAGTTAAATCTCTGCCTGCATCTTTTTCAAACCTCTGTAATCTGGAAACTCTGGTTGTGGAAAATGAAGGACCACCCTTGGTACTACTACCAACAATTTGGAATCTTGTACAGTTGCGAATGCTGAGAATAGAATATAGTTCATTCTTTGATTTGGATACAGATGAACCAATACTGATAGCAGAGGACTCAAAGTTAGAGAACTTGAGATTATTAGGGGGACTCAAGCTTTCCCATTCAAAAGAAACAGAGGATATTTTCAAAAGGTTTCCCAATCTTCAAACCCTAGCATTTTATCTCAAGGAATCATGGGATTGTTCAACAGAGCGATATTGGTTCCCAAAATTGGATTTCCTAACTGAACTAGATTACGTCTGGGTAAAATTTGGAAGTTCAAACAGAAATGACAGTGGGCCCTCTATAGCAACAAATGGGCCGTGGGATTTTGACTTCCCTTCCAATTTGAAAGAATTGTGGTTGATAGGGTTTCCTTTGACATCTGATTCACTATCAACAGTAGCGAGACTGCCCAACCTTGAAGAGCTGTACCTTGTGAACACAATCATCCAGGGGGAAGAATGGAACATGGGGGAGGAAGACACCTTTGAGAATCTCAAATATTTGGGTTTGTACGGAGTGACTCTTGCTAAGTGGGAGGTTGGAGAGGAATCCTTTCCTGTGTTTGAGAAATTAGAACTGTTGAGATGTGATAAGCTTGAGGAGATTCCGTCTAGTTTTGGGGATATTTATTCATTGAAAATTATCAAACTTGTAGACAGCCCTCACCTTGAAGAGTCCGCTCTGAAGATTAAGCAATATGCTGAAGATATGACGGGAGAAGACAAGCTTCAGATCCTTGGCTGGAATAATATCCAGTTATCTAAATAG